TCATGCGGGATGGATTGATGCATTTGATAACGCTACAGTGCTCGGCCATCCATACAATGATTTATGGTTAAAGCGCGATGAAGCTTTTTTTACTTATCACGACAAGTTTTACCTTGATTGCCTTATCGAAGAAGGTGTACCTGATGAATATTTAGGTTGGGTGAAAAAGATGAAAAGATCTGTTGCCCTCATGGGGGACAGACCGTTGGATAAAATACTTATTGAAGGAGACGCGCTACCGGGACATCCGGGGTGGACAGCTCTTGAGACATTGGGACATGCACAAAGCCATCATGTATTTTGGAATGAAGGAACGCGCCAGCTGATTGGCGGCGACCTTGTGTTGCCAAAAATTGCATCAAATCCGCTTATTGAGCCGCCACTAAATCCCAAAGATAAGCGTCCGCGTTCATTGCTGCAATACAATGAATCCCTAAAAAGAATACTGACGCTTCCCGTTGAAGTAATTTACCCGGGCCATGGGGACGAAGTGCGAAATGCGCATTCGCTAATTGAAGCAAGACTTGGAAAACAACGAGAACGTGCCATGAAAGTGCTTGCCATGATGAACAATGGACCACGAACGATTTTCGAATTAAATAAAGCGCTATTCCCGGCTGTATACGAAAAAGAACTGGGGCTGACATTATCTGTAACAATCGGACATACTGATTACCTTGTCGACAAGGAACTCATTCGCGAAACCCGAGATGAAAGTGGTATTTTGCATTATGAAAAAGCATAAATCCTTCCTAATCACAGGCGCAACAAGCGGAGTAGGATATGCACTGACAAAACGATTGCTAAAAGAAGGGCATGAAGTTTGGGCAACCGGAAGAGACCTGGACGTTTTATGGGAACTACAAAATGAAGGTGCGCATACGATACCGGCCGATTTAACTGAAAAGGGCGGCATCCAATTTGTCATGAATCAAATTGACGCGCCCGATATTGTTATTTTTTCCGCAGGTGTCGGCACGTTCCAATATGCGCATGAACTTTCCAGCGAAACAACAAGTCGAACAATGGACATTAACGTCGTTGCACCTATCAAACTGACAAAACGTCTACTGCCGAACATGATGGCACGTAAAAGCGGCCATTTGATTTATCTTGGTTCACAGGCGGGGAAGGTCGCGACCCCGAAAGCCTCTGTTTACGCTGCATCAAAACATGCACTATTAGGTTATGCGAATGCACTACGTATGGAAGTTGCACCATTTGGCATTCACGTTACGACAATTAACCCAGGTCCGATTGATACACCATTCCTAGATCTCGCAGATGAGACTGGAAATTACCGCAAATCATTAAGTAAACATTTACTGACCGTAGAAACAGTTGTCGATTCGGTGATGCAATCGATTGAAAAACCTGTAAGAGAAGTGAATCTGCCTTGGTATATGGGAATCACAAGTAAACTTCACGCGCTTGCACCAACGCTTGTCGAGCGATTAGGACGCAACTTTTTTATGAAAAAATAGCAAGAGCGAGCTATATAGTGGAAACGATACCACAGTTAATGAAAAACCAGCCGATTAATTCACATCACGGCTGGTTTCATTGCTATTAGGCGTTCATTTCAGGAAACGTTATAGCCAATTTTTGGTTTATATTTATGACTTCCATGAGTTCATGATCAAAGAGGTAAGGCGTATCATTTTTATCTTGAGGTGTTATTTTTTCATATATATTTTTTACAGATAACACAGGAAATGTAACTGGCATAAATCGACCTTGGTTACGTATCGTCATATTTCCCATCAAAAATAGCTCTTTACTAGAAGCGGCAAAACTTAGATGCCCGACTTCTTTGTTTAAGCTTCCAGAAACGATTTTTACGTCCTGCAATAATGAAATCATACAGATAATAAAATCATTGATGATGTCTAAAGGTAATTTCTCCAAGCCAAGTTGTTGAAATAAAGCGTTGAAACCATTTCTGATTTCTTTAAATGAGAAGATGTTTTCAATTTTTCTTCGGTTTTTTTCTTTTCCTAGATTATTAATAATTTCTTTACATTTATCCAGGTATTCCTTTGCATAGCCTGTACTTTTCTCTCTATGTGCAATAAATTCTGCAAGTTCTTTAATCGCTTTAATATCGCTCGCATGTTCTTTAATGACCATTAAAAAACTATACACATCTTTTTCATCAAAACTTCTTTCGGAAAACTTTTTGTAGTAGTGATTCACTAACTGTTTTTCTTTTTTATCCATCATATTTCTCTCCTAATCTTGCATGCAAAATAGTTATGCTTCCTCTCAACTATATCATTTTCTATTATAAAGACCTGTACAAACGTATTTCACCGAATAGGGCGCTATCCATTCTTTGAAATAAAAAATGGTCAAGAGGGCAACCTCCTGACCATTTTATCTTATTAAGTTATTGACCACCAAAGAAAATAACAAGAATAGCAATAATCACGATAGCAACTAACGAGACGATCGTTACTTTCAGAGCGCTTATCGGAGCGTTCCCGCTGACTTTTCCGGTCTGTCCATTCACTAAAAATCGGTAAACCTTATGATTAAAGTGAAACGATGAAATCCAGATGGGCAATAAAATATGTTTATACGTAATGTCTTTGTAATTGGTAGAGACGCTCACAACTTGTACAACATCTCCATGAACTTGTCGTTCGATTCCATTTGTAATCCGCCTGTCGATAATCGCTTTGGCACCGTTCCAACCTTCTTTTAAAGGAATTGAATATCTTTCTGCCAAGAACCCCGATAGAAACTGAGATTTATAGTCAACAAGGGCGTTCAATTGGAATGGTTCGATTTTATGAATAAGATCGCTGGCAACATTTCGAGAGGCTTTTACTAGAACATCATCAAAAAACTCATTGTAATTGCCGTGCTCTGTCCGCCATCTAATTTTCCTGACCTGTTCTGTTACTCGTCTAGATTTTCCATCCTCAACGACTGTTCGAGTGACCGTAACATAATAATAGGTTCCGATTCGGACGACAAAGTTTGAGCGCGTCTTCGAGTCGAACGTCCAATAGGGAAGATACGCACCAGTGATTTTACTTAATTGATAAGACTTTTTCAGTGAAGATGGAGCGAAATAGCGCTTATTGATCCAAACTTTGAATTTCTCAATGGCCTCCTCTTTCGGTACTTGAAAAGGGAGGACCAAGGCGGGTTTGATCCCCGCGTGGTTTTCACTTGATGCAATGTGGGATGAGCCGCAAAATGTGCAAAAGTCAGCTACTTTGTCTTTATCCAAAACAGTTTCGGCACCGCAGTTCTTGCATGAAAAAACGCGTTTTTCATCATCCCAACTATGGTCATCTTTTTCTAGTGCTTGTAAAAAGCTATGCTCAATTGCATTTTCTTGTGTTTTTTCAATTTCTTTTTCGCTTCCGCAAAAAGGGCATTTAAGAGCTCCACTGGAAGGGTCGAAAACTGTATTCCCGCCACAAGAAGAACATTGATTTACTTCTGTATCTTCAATCTTTACTGATTCTGGCTGTTCGTTGTTTTCCAAGTTTGTCACGAGCTCACCTCTTCTTCACTGTTATAGCGTTTCTCCGCATTCACCGCAAAACTTGGCATTCGGATTATTTTCTTTCCCGCATTTTCCACAAGTTTTTTTGGCAGACTGATTTGTCCCGCATTCTCCGCAGAACTTCGCATCTTCATTTATTTCCGTTTTACAATTAACGCAAGGAACCTTTTTCTTTTGCACTGATTTCCCGCATTCCCCGCAGAATTTAGCGTTTTTATTGACTAGCGCATCGCAATGCGGACAATTTATTTTCTCAGGTACGGGAGTCGGTGATGGCGCTGCATGTTGTTGTTGATTGCCCGAAAACGCATTCGCCATAACGCCGCCAAGTGCAGCACCCGCTCCTAATCCAGCGCCTGCACCCGCGAGTCCGCCGCCTTCGTTTTTCGCAGCATCCCTAAGTGCTTCAGCCGCTTGGTATTGTTGATATTGTCCAAGGTTCCCGAGAACGCCCATCGATGTTCGTTTGTCCATCGCTTCTTCGACTTCTTTTGGCAGCGATAAATTTTCGATGTACAGGGAAGTGATTTCAAATCCAAACGCACTAAAACGCTCTTGCATTTTTTCTTTCCCTTGTGTGCTTAACTCGTCATAGAACATGGCCAAATCTAGTGCCGCTATTTTCGACTCTGCGAATAAATCAGTCAGACCAGAGATAATCATCTTTTTCAACTGATTTTCAATGCTACTCGTATCATATGAAGCATTCGTTCCGAATAATTCCTTTAAAAATACAGTCGGTTCGGAAACGCGGTAAGAATAGATGCCGTATCCGCGTAAACGAATCATCCCGAATTCGGGATCTCTCATCATTATTGGATTCGACGTACCCCATTTTTGATTAACGAATTGTTTCGTATTTACAAAATATACCTCTGCTTTAAATGGTGAGTTAAAACCGGTTTTCCAAGACTTTAACTTTGTTAAAATCGGCATGTTTTGCGTCCATAATTGATGCCTTCCCGGTCCGAAAACATCCGCAATTTCACCTTCGTTGACAAAGATCGCTACTTGCGATTCTCTGACGGTTAATTCTGCCCCCATTTTAATCTCGTTATTTTGAACAGGAAATCTGTAAACCATTGTATTTGTATGACTGTCTGTCCATTCAATTACTTCTATAAATTGACTTTTAAAGAATCCGAAAAGTCCCATATTTTTCGCCCTCCTAGTAGTTTCCATTCATATATAAACTAATGCCATTATATCATAATACGTTCGAATCTATTTTTGGTTTCATATTTAGTCGGTTGTAACTATTTCTAAAATTTACCGTCTACTTCATTAACGAGACGAGGAGGGAAAACCAGTGAAGAAAAAAGTAGCGTGGACGTGGTTAATTGTAAGCATTATTATCTTTATGACAGCTTGTAGCTCGAATGATTCAATGAAAGAAGAGAAGGGTATATATGAAGTTTCCACTGAATCATCTCTTTCAAATGATATGGGGGTTGAACAGGATAGTTCAGCAAGCGAAGAGGCGGCCATGGATGAAGAAGTAGAAGTCAGTAAAGAAGTCGGCAAAGTTTCAACAAATCGGATGATTATCCATCAAGCGAGGCTGCAACTGAACGTAAAAGACTTTGAAAAAGCCGAGCAAAATATAGAAAAGAAAGTAAATGAATACGGCGGATACATCGTGGAATCTAACGTATACCGAGAAGATGATGAATCAGTCAGCGGTAATATTACAGTTCGAATTCCAGAAAAACATTTTCAGAAGTTTTTGACCGCCACAGAAGGCGAAGCAGCTGACATTCTAGAACGCACGGTAACCGGTCAAGATGTAACGGAGCAATACGTCGATTTGAAATCAAGAGTTAAATCCAAACGTGCGGTTGAAGAAAGATTGCTTGATTTTATGGGCGATGCGGAAAAGACAGAGGATTTATTAAAAATATCGTCTGACTTAGCTGCTATCCAAGAAGAGATTGAAGTAATTGTCGGGAAAATGAATTATTTAGAAAATCAAACATCTTATTCGACAGTTGAAATTTCGATGTTTGAAAATCGAGTTATTGTACCTGGACTAGATAATAAAGACTTAGATACTTGGGATAAAACGAAAAAGCAACTTGCGACAAGTACGAACTTTTTACTTGCAGCCGGTTCGGGTTTAATCGTGTTCATCATTGGAAATTTACCGATTTTTATACTTTTACTTCTGATTGGACTGGGCGTTTATTTAGCCTTTATTCGAAAACGGATTAAGTAAATTTGAATTTCTGATATTTTAACGGACACCTGCGAATAGAATGGTAAGGTATAACGATTTTTCTAATAAAGGAGAAAACAAAATGAGTTTGAACCAAATCATGCGCATTGCAGTCATCCTTATTGGAATTATTATCGGGATTAAATTCTTGCTGTTCTTATTCGGAGGATCCCGGGATGAGCTGAGCAAATCCATTGCCGCCGATCATATTGTAAATGTGGATGTGTCCACGGATATCGGCGACATTCAAATTGCACCGCATGATGGGCATGACATACGGGTGCAACTAGAAGGAAAAACGACGAAGAAACCGTCAAAAAAGTTCAAGCTGACTTTAAAAGAAAAAAACGGCGAAGTAATTATAAAAGCGAAAACAAGTTCCGGATTTCTTTCTTTCCGAAAATTATCTGATGGTTATACCATTTTGGTGGAGCTGCCAACTAAACAATATGATCGTCTTTTGGTACACGCCGATGTTGCGAATATCTACGTCGATTCAATCTATGCCAATGAATCGCAGACAACTACAAACGTGGGTAATATCAACTTAATCGGAATAGGCGGCGTGATTAATGCCCAGTCGGAGGTCGGGGACATTACGATTAGCTTACAAAGTATTGCGAATAACATTCAAGCGAAAACCGAAGTCGGGAATATTGCCGTGAAAACAAAAGAAGCACCGCTCGCTCTCCAAACGGACATAAACAACAGTGTCGGGAATAAAACAATCAACCTACCGAACGAAGCGGGCGGTTCTATTGGAATCGGGGGACCGAACGTCAAATTGACAGTAGCTGTTGGGAATGTCTCTTTGTCACTCAGCGATTAATCATTAATATAAAAGCCGACGCAAAAATGTCGGCTTTTTCTAATTCCTTTTTTTACTGTAAAAATTTCTCATTGATTAATGATAGAAAAATGGGCTATACTAAACTACAGAACATACGTTCCGTGGAGGTGTTAATATGTATGAGGATTTACCGAATCGAAAAATCATCTGTCTTGACATGCGGAGTTTTTACGCGAGTTGCGCCGCAGTGATCGAAGGACTTGATGTCATGGAGACGCCAATCGCGATTGTCGGAAATAAGGACCGAAAAGGCGGAGTTGTCCTTGCTGCTTCGCCGCCATTAAAAGAAAAATACGGGATAAAGACTGGCAATCGATTGTATGAAATACCAGATGATCCATCGATCCAGCTTATCGAACCGAGGATGGGCTTTTTTCTCGACGTATCGATGGAAATTACCCGACTGCTGAACCGATACGTCCCAAAAGAGGCGATTCACACATATAGCGTCGACGAAAGTTTTATTGACTTAAGTGGAACAGAACGTTTATGGGGACCTTCGGAAAAAATTGTCCGCCGCATACGTGAAGACCTTATGAGTCAATTCGATCTTCGGTCTGCAATTGGGATAGGTCCAAACATACTGCTCTCTAAACTCGCGCTCGACCTTGAAGCGAAAAAAACGGGAATTGCGGAATGGACGTATGATGATGTACCGGAAAAGTTATGGCCGGTCGCGCCGCTAAGTCGAATGTGGGGGATTGGCAGCCGCCTAGAAAAAACGCTTAACAGCATGGGGCTTTTTTCCGTCGGCGATCTTGCACACGCACCGCTTGAAAAGCTAGAAAAGAAATTCGGCGTAATGGGCAATCAGCTGTATTACCATGCACATGGCATCGACTTATCCGACATGGGCGCACCGCTTGTCGAAGGGCAAATAAGCTACGGAAAAGGGCAAGTTCTATACCGCGACTATCTCGAACGAGCAGATATTCTTACGGTCATCCTGGAAATGTGTGAAGATATCGGGATGCGAGCGAGGGAAGCGAAGCGGGCGGGCCGTACTGTCCATTTGTCTGCTGGCTATTCGAAGCACGCATTTGGCGGAGGTTTTAATCGTTCACGTTCGATGGCTGAAGCGACGAACGACACGATGAAAATTTACCAACTTTGTACGGTATTGCTAGATGAATTTCATGATGGACGACCAATCCGTCGTCTATCCATCAGCCTTACAAACTTGGAAGAAGAACATTCCATGCAACTGAGTTTATTCGATGAGCGGAAGTGGCGTAATCGGCAGCTCGGGGAGACAATCGATTCACTGAGGAATAAATACGGTTCGAATGCTGTACTCCGTGCGGTTTCTTATACGAAAGCGGGAACGGCCGTGGAACGAGCAAAACTTATCGGCGGACATATCAAGTAGGAAAACTGGAAAACCTGATGGAAGTCTTAGAAAATAATTGTTTTCTAAACCGAAAAGAGAATGTATGTATGGTATAATGGAAGAGGAATAGAATAGTGTGTGTTCATAGGCGGTTGGCGCATCTGAAATCCCTATTATTTCTCGCGATTTTGCGTGAAACGGGAGGAGGTGTTGCCGATGACGACATTTGAAGCATTGAGTATATCAATTGGATTTTCAACTCTAATTGTAACGGTCATTGCGTTGTCATATACTTTTTCAAGAAAAAAGTAAACCGCCTCTGAACCTCTAAGTGAGAGTGCGGTTTACTGCCTCGTGCTGATCGCCTTTGAAGCGATACTATTTTATTGCAAGGCCGTTTGATGGTGGTACATCAAACGGTCCTTTTTAATGTATGTTAATTCACTTATATTATACGTGTTAGTCATCTGTATTGCAATTACTAGCGACTATGAGTTCGTATTATGGTTCGTTTTCCTATTATATGAGTAACTCAAATAATGTACTATCATTGTTAACTTCTTTATAAGCAAAACCGCATTGATTCATCCGCTGTATAAGCCCATCGTAGTCCTCGCTGTTTTTCAATTCGATACCGACGAGTCCCGGACCGCTTTCTTTGTTGTTCTTTTTCGTGTATTCAAATGTTGTAATATCGTCATCCGGCCCAAGTACTTCGTCCAAGAATTGGCGGAGTGCTCCGGCGCGTTGTGGAAAGTTAACGATGAAATAATAGAGAAGTCCTTCGTAAATTAATGATTTCTCTTTGATTTCTTGCATTCTGCCAATATCATTATTCCCGCCGCTAATAACACACACAATCGATTTCCCTTTGATTTCTTCTTTGTAAAAATCAAGTGCAGCAATCGGTAGAGCTCCAGCCGGTTCGGCAATGATCGCATGCAAATTATACAATTCCAAAATGGTTGAACAGACTTTACCTTCTGGAACAGGTACGATGTCCGTTACATATTTTTTGCAAATTTCATAAGTGTGTTGGCCTACACATTGTACGGCGGCTCCGTCAACAAATTTATTGATTGCGTCTAATCTTGTCGCGCCTTTATTTGCGAATGCCGCTTGCATGCTCGCGGCACCCGCTGGCTCAACGCCAATCATGCGCGTATTTGGCGAAACATTTTTAATATACGTGCTTAGCCCCGATAGGAGACCTCCTCCGCCGATGCTAGAAAAAACAAAATCGATTGGTTCTTCGATGTCATTCATTATTTCAATAGCGACCGTCCCTTGGCCCGCGATAATATCTAAGTCATCAAATGGATGGATGAAAATCCTGCCATTTTCAGTTGCATATTCCGTTGCACGGGCAGAAGAGTCGTCAAAAGTATCGCCTGTCAAAATAATTTCGACATAATCACGTCCGAACATTTTCACTTGGTTTACTTTTTGTTTCGGTGTAGTTTGCGGCATGAATATTTTGCCGTCGATTCCTAATTGTGCACATGCATAGGCGACCCCTTGGGCATGGTTGCCTGCACTCGCGCAAACGATTCCTTTTTCACGTGCCATTTTTTCGACTTTCATGATCTTATAATAAGCGCCGCGCAATTTGAATGAACGGACATATTGCAAATCTTCTCTTTTTATATACACATGGCAACCATATTTTTCGGACAACTGTTCATTTTTTTGTAAAGGTGTGTGCGTAACCACGTCTTTTAATTGTTGATACGCTTTTAAGATATCTTCTACAAGCAATTTTTTTGCTTCTTTTTGTTTTATTGTCATTTGTATTCCCTCCGCTATCATTTACAGATTTCTCAATCATATCATGAAATTTCATTCTATGTGTAAATATTCACAAATATTAATTCGCAAAAAAAGGAAATCACTTAACACAACAGAGAGCAATTCTTTGAAAAAAGTATTTCATAATCCGAATAATTTAGAACTCGTACCTTTTCTATTGTTCGCAATTTTGCTAAACTAGTAAAAGGTTCGATTTTAAAGAGAAGTAGGGGGAGTCATGTGAAAGTTTTATTACAACTGAGTTGGTTTTTCAAACAACGAAAAAAGCAATATGCTTTGGGGATTGCAGCACTTGTTCTTGTTTCCATTTTGCAATTGTTGCCGCCAAAAATCATCGGTATCATCGTCGATGACATTACGGAAGACACTTTGACGGCACCTGGTCTAACAAAATGGCTCATTATCCTGGGGATTGCAGGGATTCTCATGTATTTCGCGCGTTTTTACTGGCGTGTCATGATTTTCGGATCGGCCGTCCTTTTATCACGGACGATGCGTGAAAAATTATTCAATCATTTTACAAGAATGTCTCCTTCTTTTTATCAAAAAAGGCGTGTCGGCGATTTAATGGCTCATGCGACGAATGACATTAATGCTTTGCAACAAACCGCTGGAATGGGAATTCTGACATTAGTTGATTCCATTTCTACAGGTGGATTTGTTATTTTAACGATGGCCATCACGATTAATTGGAAATTGACGTTAATCGCACTTATTCCACTGCCATTCATGATTTTTCTGACAAGTTATTACGGAAGGCTGCTTCGTAAACGATTCCGTTTTGCCCAAGAAGCATTTTCAAATTTGAATGACAAGACTCAGGAAAGCATAACGGGCATTAAAGTCATTAAGACGTTTGGTCAACAGAAGGAAGATATTGAGGATTTTACTGATTTATCAACTGATGTGGTCGGTAAAAATATGCGTGTTGCTAGAATAGATGCTTTATTCGATCCAACGATTACGGGAATATTTGCGGTATCTTATATTTTATCATTTTACTTCGGAACGAAATACATCATCGCCGGGGACATGTCCATCGGTGACATGGTTGCTTTTAGTACATATCTTGGACTTCTTGTCTGGCCGATGCTCGCATTTGGATTTCTATTCAATATCGTCGAGCGCGGAAATGCATCTTATAGCCGGATTACAGAATTACTATCCATTGCACCGGAAATTACCGATTTACCTGGAGCAATAGATAAAAGACCAGAAGGCGATTTAGAGTTCGCTATTGAAGAATTTAAATTTCCAGAAGACGAAGCACTGGCGTTGCACAATGTCCATTTTTCATTGAAACAAGGTGAAACAATGGGGATTGTCGGAAGAACCGGATCCGGTAAAACGGCTATTCTTAAGCTGTTGCTACGAGAATTTGAAGGT
This genomic window from Sporosarcina sp. Marseille-Q4063 contains:
- a CDS encoding ABC transporter ATP-binding protein, with protein sequence MKVLLQLSWFFKQRKKQYALGIAALVLVSILQLLPPKIIGIIVDDITEDTLTAPGLTKWLIILGIAGILMYFARFYWRVMIFGSAVLLSRTMREKLFNHFTRMSPSFYQKRRVGDLMAHATNDINALQQTAGMGILTLVDSISTGGFVILTMAITINWKLTLIALIPLPFMIFLTSYYGRLLRKRFRFAQEAFSNLNDKTQESITGIKVIKTFGQQKEDIEDFTDLSTDVVGKNMRVARIDALFDPTITGIFAVSYILSFYFGTKYIIAGDMSIGDMVAFSTYLGLLVWPMLAFGFLFNIVERGNASYSRITELLSIAPEITDLPGAIDKRPEGDLEFAIEEFKFPEDEALALHNVHFSLKQGETMGIVGRTGSGKTAILKLLLREFEGYKGSIVYGRHPINQYKQQRLRESIGYVPQDHFLFSTTIAENIAFTNPKIAKEKIYEASRLAQIHDDILGFSEGYETIVGERGVSLSGGQQQRVSIARALIMEPELLILDDSLSAVDAKTEEAILEALKQNRTGETTIITSHRLSAIQHAHKIIVMHEGTIAEAGTHEELLAMDGKYKEMYELQQLEVMVEQGGEV
- a CDS encoding UV damage repair protein UvrX yields the protein MYEDLPNRKIICLDMRSFYASCAAVIEGLDVMETPIAIVGNKDRKGGVVLAASPPLKEKYGIKTGNRLYEIPDDPSIQLIEPRMGFFLDVSMEITRLLNRYVPKEAIHTYSVDESFIDLSGTERLWGPSEKIVRRIREDLMSQFDLRSAIGIGPNILLSKLALDLEAKKTGIAEWTYDDVPEKLWPVAPLSRMWGIGSRLEKTLNSMGLFSVGDLAHAPLEKLEKKFGVMGNQLYYHAHGIDLSDMGAPLVEGQISYGKGQVLYRDYLERADILTVILEMCEDIGMRAREAKRAGRTVHLSAGYSKHAFGGGFNRSRSMAEATNDTMKIYQLCTVLLDEFHDGRPIRRLSISLTNLEEEHSMQLSLFDERKWRNRQLGETIDSLRNKYGSNAVLRAVSYTKAGTAVERAKLIGGHIK
- a CDS encoding Lar family restriction alleviation protein, whose amino-acid sequence is MTNLENNEQPESVKIEDTEVNQCSSCGGNTVFDPSSGALKCPFCGSEKEIEKTQENAIEHSFLQALEKDDHSWDDEKRVFSCKNCGAETVLDKDKVADFCTFCGSSHIASSENHAGIKPALVLPFQVPKEEAIEKFKVWINKRYFAPSSLKKSYQLSKITGAYLPYWTFDSKTRSNFVVRIGTYYYVTVTRTVVEDGKSRRVTEQVRKIRWRTEHGNYNEFFDDVLVKASRNVASDLIHKIEPFQLNALVDYKSQFLSGFLAERYSIPLKEGWNGAKAIIDRRITNGIERQVHGDVVQVVSVSTNYKDITYKHILLPIWISSFHFNHKVYRFLVNGQTGKVSGNAPISALKVTIVSLVAIVIIAILVIFFGGQ
- a CDS encoding putative holin-like toxin codes for the protein MTTFEALSISIGFSTLIVTVIALSYTFSRKK
- a CDS encoding MBL fold metallo-hydrolase gives rise to the protein MIHKISIPTPFAVGDVNAFLVKGDALSLIDAGPKTPEAYEALKHGLKEAGYAFSDIEQVFLTHHHPDHAGWIDAFDNATVLGHPYNDLWLKRDEAFFTYHDKFYLDCLIEEGVPDEYLGWVKKMKRSVALMGDRPLDKILIEGDALPGHPGWTALETLGHAQSHHVFWNEGTRQLIGGDLVLPKIASNPLIEPPLNPKDKRPRSLLQYNESLKRILTLPVEVIYPGHGDEVRNAHSLIEARLGKQRERAMKVLAMMNNGPRTIFELNKALFPAVYEKELGLTLSVTIGHTDYLVDKELIRETRDESGILHYEKA
- a CDS encoding SPFH domain-containing protein, which codes for MGLFGFFKSQFIEVIEWTDSHTNTMVYRFPVQNNEIKMGAELTVRESQVAIFVNEGEIADVFGPGRHQLWTQNMPILTKLKSWKTGFNSPFKAEVYFVNTKQFVNQKWGTSNPIMMRDPEFGMIRLRGYGIYSYRVSEPTVFLKELFGTNASYDTSSIENQLKKMIISGLTDLFAESKIAALDLAMFYDELSTQGKEKMQERFSAFGFEITSLYIENLSLPKEVEEAMDKRTSMGVLGNLGQYQQYQAAEALRDAAKNEGGGLAGAGAGLGAGAALGGVMANAFSGNQQQHAAPSPTPVPEKINCPHCDALVNKNAKFCGECGKSVQKKKVPCVNCKTEINEDAKFCGECGTNQSAKKTCGKCGKENNPNAKFCGECGETL
- a CDS encoding DUF4349 domain-containing protein, which encodes MKKKVAWTWLIVSIIIFMTACSSNDSMKEEKGIYEVSTESSLSNDMGVEQDSSASEEAAMDEEVEVSKEVGKVSTNRMIIHQARLQLNVKDFEKAEQNIEKKVNEYGGYIVESNVYREDDESVSGNITVRIPEKHFQKFLTATEGEAADILERTVTGQDVTEQYVDLKSRVKSKRAVEERLLDFMGDAEKTEDLLKISSDLAAIQEEIEVIVGKMNYLENQTSYSTVEISMFENRVIVPGLDNKDLDTWDKTKKQLATSTNFLLAAGSGLIVFIIGNLPIFILLLLIGLGVYLAFIRKRIK
- a CDS encoding SDR family oxidoreductase, producing MKKHKSFLITGATSGVGYALTKRLLKEGHEVWATGRDLDVLWELQNEGAHTIPADLTEKGGIQFVMNQIDAPDIVIFSAGVGTFQYAHELSSETTSRTMDINVVAPIKLTKRLLPNMMARKSGHLIYLGSQAGKVATPKASVYAASKHALLGYANALRMEVAPFGIHVTTINPGPIDTPFLDLADETGNYRKSLSKHLLTVETVVDSVMQSIEKPVREVNLPWYMGITSKLHALAPTLVERLGRNFFMKK
- a CDS encoding DUF4097 family beta strand repeat-containing protein, producing the protein MSLNQIMRIAVILIGIIIGIKFLLFLFGGSRDELSKSIAADHIVNVDVSTDIGDIQIAPHDGHDIRVQLEGKTTKKPSKKFKLTLKEKNGEVIIKAKTSSGFLSFRKLSDGYTILVELPTKQYDRLLVHADVANIYVDSIYANESQTTTNVGNINLIGIGGVINAQSEVGDITISLQSIANNIQAKTEVGNIAVKTKEAPLALQTDINNSVGNKTINLPNEAGGSIGIGGPNVKLTVAVGNVSLSLSD
- the ilvA gene encoding threonine ammonia-lyase IlvA, giving the protein MTIKQKEAKKLLVEDILKAYQQLKDVVTHTPLQKNEQLSEKYGCHVYIKREDLQYVRSFKLRGAYYKIMKVEKMAREKGIVCASAGNHAQGVAYACAQLGIDGKIFMPQTTPKQKVNQVKMFGRDYVEIILTGDTFDDSSARATEYATENGRIFIHPFDDLDIIAGQGTVAIEIMNDIEEPIDFVFSSIGGGGLLSGLSTYIKNVSPNTRMIGVEPAGAASMQAAFANKGATRLDAINKFVDGAAVQCVGQHTYEICKKYVTDIVPVPEGKVCSTILELYNLHAIIAEPAGALPIAALDFYKEEIKGKSIVCVISGGNNDIGRMQEIKEKSLIYEGLLYYFIVNFPQRAGALRQFLDEVLGPDDDITTFEYTKKNNKESGPGLVGIELKNSEDYDGLIQRMNQCGFAYKEVNNDSTLFELLI